From Cannabis sativa cultivar Pink pepper isolate KNU-18-1 chromosome 8, ASM2916894v1, whole genome shotgun sequence, a single genomic window includes:
- the LOC115701096 gene encoding ubiquinone biosynthesis protein COQ4 homolog, mitochondrial translates to MIRGARIRLNGWQQAAVAVGSAVGALLDPRRADLIAALGETTGKPAFERVLERMKRSSEGRAILLEQPRVISSKVEHAWDLPENTFGAAYAKFMGSRNFSPDDRPPVRFMETDELAYVAMRAREVHDFWHTLFDLPTNLIGESALKVIEFEQMYLPMCLMSVIGGTARFNEKQRKLFFQHYFPWAIRAGAQATDLMCVYYEQHFHEDLGEVRRKWGIIPVPKQA, encoded by the exons ATGATAAGAGGTGCTCGAATTCGGCTCAATGGGTGGCAGCAGGCAGCTGTGGCAGTTGGTTCAGCAGTGGGAGCATTGCTAGACCCACGGAGAGCAGACCTTATTGCGGCTCTCGGCGAGACAACAGGGAAACCTGCTTTTGAAAGAGTTCTTGAAAGAATGAAGCGAAGCTCAGAAGGCAGG GCAATACTTCTTGAGCAACCGCGAGTCATATCTTCAAAAGTGGAGCATGCATGGGACCTCCCAGAAAACACATTTGGTGCAGCCTATGCAAAATTTATGGGATCAAGAAACTTCTCCCCAGATGACAGACCACCGGTGCGGTTCATGGAGACAGATGAGCTGGCATATGTTGCCATGCGAGCTCGAGAGGTGCATGATTTCTGGCACACCCTTTTTGATCTTCCAACCAATTTGATTGGTGAGTCAGCTCTCAAGGTGATCGAGTTTGAGCAAATGTACCTTCCAATGTGTTTAATGTCTGTCATTGGGGGTACAGCTAGATTCAATGAGAAGCAAAGAAAACTATTCTTCCAGCACTACTTTCCTTGGGCCATTCGAGCTGGTGCTCAGGCCACCGATCTTATGTGTGTGTATTATGAGCAGCACTTTCATGAGGATTTGGGTGAGGTAAGGAGAAAATGGGGCATAATCCCTGTTCCAAAACAAGCCTGA